The Caulifigura coniformis genome includes a region encoding these proteins:
- a CDS encoding PQQ-dependent sugar dehydrogenase: MLRSLQTFAAAAGACAALALNPVASANEPNTLTASEQKSGWKLLFDGKSADGFRDYQKDALNPAWIVKEGAIQKSDKASNMITKEKFGSFELSLEYKISEGGNSGLMFHVTEEEKMPWQTGPEIQLQDNKAGHDPQKSGWLYQLYPAMKDRVTGEITDATRPAGEWNQIQLRVTPAGSEINMNGIRYATFKKGSKDWDEKVAASKFAKHAKFGKATEGHICLQGDHAGQIAFRNIKIRNLPDDGTAPNPIDRELPLKVTQAFPKLTWTGWSPEDEAGRLQSHRPILLTHAGDGTNRAFVPTQHGVVHAFESKPDVEATKVFLDITDRVLYRDKENEQGFLGMAFHPKFKQNGEFFIYYTSSKIPAPEGKAAPCIVSRFRVSKDDPNKADPASEEQILLIEQPFWNHDGGTIVFGPDGYLYIALGDGGAGNDPFRNGQNTSKILGKILRIDVDKKENGKNYGIPKDNPFANTSGAAPEIFAYGFRNPWRIAFDRKTGHLWAADVGQNLWEEIDIVSIGKNYGWNFREGTKPFGSVAEPAAFESVAPIWEYDHQVGKSITGGFVYRGKKFPELEGKYLYADYVSGLIWALHYDEATGKVIANEGIPSEKLPIVSFGEDEAGEAYFMVVTPNGKGLYTFTK, translated from the coding sequence ATGCTGCGGTCCCTCCAAACATTTGCTGCCGCGGCCGGCGCCTGCGCGGCGCTCGCCCTGAATCCGGTCGCTTCAGCGAACGAGCCCAATACGCTCACCGCTTCGGAACAGAAGTCGGGCTGGAAGCTGCTGTTCGACGGCAAGTCGGCCGACGGATTCCGAGACTACCAGAAGGACGCCCTCAACCCGGCCTGGATCGTGAAGGAGGGCGCGATCCAGAAGTCGGATAAGGCCAGCAACATGATCACGAAGGAGAAGTTCGGCAGCTTCGAACTCTCCCTCGAATACAAGATCTCCGAAGGGGGCAACTCGGGCCTGATGTTCCACGTCACGGAAGAAGAGAAAATGCCGTGGCAGACGGGACCAGAAATCCAGCTCCAGGACAACAAGGCGGGACACGATCCGCAGAAATCGGGCTGGCTGTATCAGCTCTACCCGGCGATGAAAGATCGGGTGACGGGCGAAATCACCGATGCGACCCGTCCCGCTGGCGAGTGGAACCAGATTCAGCTTCGCGTCACGCCGGCCGGCAGCGAAATCAACATGAACGGCATCCGGTACGCGACGTTCAAGAAGGGAAGCAAGGACTGGGACGAGAAGGTCGCGGCCAGCAAGTTCGCGAAGCATGCGAAGTTCGGAAAGGCGACGGAAGGACACATCTGCCTGCAGGGAGACCACGCCGGCCAGATCGCCTTCCGGAATATCAAGATCCGCAACTTGCCGGACGATGGCACGGCCCCGAACCCGATTGATCGCGAACTGCCGCTGAAGGTGACGCAGGCGTTCCCGAAGCTGACCTGGACCGGCTGGTCGCCGGAAGATGAGGCGGGCCGGCTGCAGAGCCATCGTCCGATCCTGCTGACGCATGCCGGTGACGGAACGAATCGCGCCTTCGTTCCGACGCAGCACGGCGTGGTGCACGCCTTCGAGAGCAAGCCGGACGTCGAAGCGACGAAAGTCTTCCTCGATATCACCGATCGCGTACTCTACCGCGACAAGGAAAACGAGCAGGGCTTCCTCGGGATGGCGTTCCATCCGAAGTTCAAGCAGAACGGCGAGTTCTTCATCTACTACACGTCGAGCAAGATTCCGGCGCCCGAAGGCAAGGCCGCGCCTTGCATCGTGTCGCGGTTCCGCGTGTCGAAGGACGATCCCAACAAGGCTGACCCCGCCTCCGAGGAACAGATCCTCCTGATCGAGCAGCCGTTCTGGAACCACGACGGCGGGACGATCGTCTTCGGACCGGACGGCTACCTCTATATCGCCCTGGGAGACGGCGGGGCCGGCAACGATCCGTTCCGCAACGGCCAGAACACCAGCAAGATCCTCGGCAAGATCCTCCGGATCGACGTCGACAAGAAGGAGAATGGCAAGAACTACGGCATTCCGAAGGACAACCCGTTCGCGAACACGAGCGGCGCCGCTCCGGAGATCTTCGCCTATGGCTTCCGGAACCCCTGGCGGATCGCATTCGATCGCAAGACCGGACACCTGTGGGCCGCGGATGTCGGACAGAACCTGTGGGAAGAGATCGACATCGTGTCGATCGGGAAGAACTACGGCTGGAATTTCCGCGAAGGGACGAAGCCGTTCGGCAGCGTCGCCGAGCCGGCCGCGTTCGAATCGGTGGCACCGATCTGGGAATACGACCACCAGGTGGGCAAGTCGATCACCGGCGGGTTCGTTTACCGCGGGAAGAAGTTCCCCGAACTGGAAGGGAAGTACCTGTACGCCGATTACGTCAGCGGCCTGATCTGGGCGTTGCACTACGATGAAGCCACCGGCAAGGTAATCGCCAACGAGGGGATCCCGAGCGAGAAGCTGCCGATCGTGAGCTTCGGAGAAGACGAAGCGGGCGAAGCGTACTTCATGGTGGTGACGCCGAACGGGAAGGGCCTCTACACCTTTACGAAGTGA
- the hpnH gene encoding adenosyl-hopene transferase HpnH: protein MGVPVSQMWTVASYVVRQKLRGRQRYPLVLMLEPLFRCNLACAGCGKIQYPAETLRKNLTPEQCFRAVDECGAPVVSIPGGEPLLHPQIHEIVEGLVARKKYIYLCTNALLLEKHLDRFKPSKYLSFSIHLDGPREEHDEAVCREGVYDACIKAIEAAISRGFRVTTNTTLFNNADPEKMPAFFDTLEKLGVEGMMVSPGFPYEKAPDQEHFLHRKETERLFQRLFSRVKKSWKFNQSPLFLEFLRGDWDLECTPWGSPTYNIFGWQKPCYLLQEGYVETFDELMTSTEWSSYGRKSGHHKCTDCMVHCGYEPSAVDATFGSLRGLWHAARVTLLGMRPTKEVAPATGGLPNGGIPSRASGATCASSAPQVVELTLTSTDAA from the coding sequence ATGGGTGTTCCGGTCTCGCAGATGTGGACCGTCGCGAGCTACGTGGTCCGACAGAAGCTTCGTGGCCGCCAGCGATACCCGCTCGTCCTGATGCTCGAACCGCTGTTCCGCTGCAATCTGGCCTGCGCGGGGTGCGGCAAGATCCAGTACCCGGCCGAGACGCTCCGCAAGAACCTCACGCCCGAGCAGTGCTTCAGGGCGGTCGATGAGTGTGGCGCGCCGGTTGTCTCCATTCCCGGCGGCGAACCGCTGCTGCATCCGCAGATCCACGAGATCGTCGAAGGGCTCGTGGCGCGGAAGAAATACATCTACCTCTGCACGAACGCCCTGCTGCTCGAAAAGCATCTCGACCGCTTCAAGCCCTCGAAATACCTGTCGTTCTCGATCCACCTCGATGGCCCTCGCGAAGAGCATGACGAAGCGGTCTGCCGCGAAGGGGTCTACGACGCCTGCATCAAGGCAATCGAAGCGGCCATCTCCCGCGGCTTCCGGGTGACGACGAACACGACGCTGTTCAACAACGCCGATCCGGAAAAGATGCCCGCCTTCTTCGACACGCTCGAGAAACTCGGCGTCGAAGGGATGATGGTCTCACCCGGGTTTCCCTACGAGAAGGCTCCGGACCAGGAACACTTCCTCCATCGCAAGGAAACCGAGAGGCTGTTCCAGCGGCTGTTCTCCCGCGTCAAGAAGAGCTGGAAGTTCAACCAGTCGCCGCTGTTCCTGGAGTTCCTCCGCGGCGACTGGGACCTCGAATGCACTCCCTGGGGCAGCCCGACCTACAACATCTTCGGCTGGCAGAAGCCCTGCTACCTGCTGCAGGAAGGCTATGTCGAAACGTTCGACGAGCTGATGACGTCCACAGAGTGGTCCTCCTACGGCCGGAAGAGCGGCCATCACAAGTGCACCGACTGCATGGTCCACTGCGGCTACGAGCCGAGCGCCGTCGACGCGACGTTCGGCAGCCTGCGCGGGCTGTGGCACGCGGCCCGGGTGACGCTGCTCGGAATGCGGCCGACGAAGGAAGTTGCTCCTGCAACGGGTGGCCTGCCGAATGGTGGCATCCCGTCCCGCGCGTCGGGCGCAACATGCGCCTCGTCAGCGCCTCAAGTCGTTGAGCTCACGCTCACGTCGACTGACGCCGCCTGA
- a CDS encoding response regulator, giving the protein MADDDADDRLLTREAFDASQVANELKFVEDGVELMDYLYNRGKFSNREEYPRPGIILLDLNMPKKDGRESLAEIRKDPQFNSLRVIVLTTSKAEEDIYRSYNLGAASYITKPVTFESLVEVIRTLGKYWLEIVELDNGIHPH; this is encoded by the coding sequence ATGGCCGACGACGATGCCGATGATCGCCTGCTCACTCGCGAGGCGTTCGATGCCAGTCAGGTCGCCAATGAACTCAAGTTCGTCGAAGACGGCGTTGAGCTGATGGACTACCTGTACAACCGCGGCAAGTTCAGCAATCGCGAAGAGTATCCCCGGCCGGGCATCATCCTGCTCGACCTCAACATGCCCAAGAAGGACGGCCGCGAGTCGCTGGCCGAAATCCGGAAAGATCCGCAGTTCAACAGTCTGCGGGTCATTGTCCTCACGACCTCCAAGGCCGAGGAAGACATCTATCGCAGCTACAACCTCGGCGCAGCGTCTTACATCACCAAGCCGGTGACGTTTGAATCGCTTGTGGAAGTCATTCGCACGCTCGGAAAGTACTGGCTCGAGATCGTCGAGCTCGATAACGGCATTCATCCGCATTGA
- a CDS encoding division/cell wall cluster transcriptional repressor MraZ has protein sequence MITPPTTFITGETRRTVDERFRLQLPGDMAAAVTDESGETIVAKERAGCLSLWPARDWRERWDAGVGLIRQKIAMGRMEQRWGDVQRLGRLLSTRSETVKLANRSRLLIPEGFRDFLEVASGQDVIIVGAVICVELWNPRAWQEQLRQDMPEFGPLFKGLTE, from the coding sequence GTGATCACACCTCCCACCACCTTCATCACCGGCGAAACGCGTCGGACCGTCGACGAACGGTTCCGGCTGCAGCTCCCCGGCGACATGGCGGCGGCGGTGACGGATGAAAGCGGCGAAACGATCGTCGCCAAAGAACGGGCCGGCTGCCTCAGCCTCTGGCCCGCCCGCGACTGGCGGGAACGCTGGGACGCGGGCGTCGGACTGATCCGTCAGAAGATCGCGATGGGCCGAATGGAGCAGCGATGGGGAGACGTTCAGCGTCTCGGCCGACTGCTTTCGACGCGATCGGAAACGGTGAAGCTGGCCAATCGATCCCGGCTACTGATTCCGGAAGGCTTCCGGGACTTTCTCGAAGTGGCTTCGGGACAGGATGTGATCATCGTCGGGGCCGTCATCTGTGTGGAACTGTGGAACCCGCGTGCCTGGCAGGAACAACTGCGTCAGGACATGCCCGAGTTCGGCCCCCTCTTCAAGGGGCTGACCGAGTAG
- a CDS encoding ATP-binding response regulator: MMESPLRILLVDDDEDDYVLAREVLTDTMRRPFTTKWARSYEEGLSSLRAERFDVVLLDYRLGRNSGIEFLRERGVQSADVPVILLTGQGERAIDLEAMEAGAADYLPKHHLEDTLERTIRHALERHRDRAALRQMNELLEERVAERTADLERANTALKDADRRKDEFIAILAHELRNPLAPISNALEIMHEAEAELEICREARTTMRRQVNHMVRLVDDLLDVSRLSQGKIQLKTGPVWLSEIVRQAVELARPLLEREAQRLVVTESPAPIHLQADATRLTQVIGNLLNNASKFTPAGGRIDLSTRLNGHEVEITVRDTGIGIERAHLALIFDMFTQLDSSLERTQGGLGIGLTLVRNLVQMHGGSVEARSNGRNQGSEFLVRIPVETSTAVRPSSPVPDTTTLPNQRRILVVDDNRDSANTLAMLLKLSKHQVVTAYDGLAAVEEFGRSHPDVVLMDIGLPGMNGLDAARAIRALPAGNDVALVAMTGWGQDEDRQRTKEAGFDWHLVKPVDRSALMQLLAELPAKP, encoded by the coding sequence ATGATGGAATCGCCGCTGCGCATCCTGCTGGTCGACGACGACGAGGACGACTACGTCCTCGCCCGGGAAGTTCTCACGGACACGATGCGCCGGCCGTTCACGACCAAATGGGCCCGCTCGTACGAAGAAGGGCTGAGTTCGCTGCGGGCGGAACGGTTCGATGTGGTGCTGCTCGACTATCGCCTGGGCCGGAACTCGGGCATCGAATTCCTGCGCGAACGGGGCGTCCAGAGTGCGGACGTCCCGGTCATTCTGCTCACCGGCCAGGGTGAGCGGGCGATCGACCTGGAGGCGATGGAGGCCGGGGCCGCCGACTACCTGCCGAAGCACCATCTGGAAGACACCCTCGAACGCACGATCCGGCATGCGCTCGAGCGGCATCGCGACCGTGCCGCGCTCCGGCAGATGAACGAGCTGCTCGAAGAGCGAGTGGCTGAGCGGACGGCGGATCTCGAACGGGCCAATACCGCGCTCAAGGACGCCGACCGTCGCAAGGACGAGTTCATCGCGATTCTCGCGCACGAACTGCGAAACCCCCTGGCTCCGATCTCCAATGCCCTGGAGATCATGCATGAAGCCGAGGCCGAGCTGGAAATCTGTCGCGAGGCCCGCACCACCATGCGGCGGCAGGTGAACCACATGGTCCGGCTGGTGGACGACCTCCTGGACGTCAGCCGCCTCAGCCAGGGCAAGATCCAGCTCAAGACCGGCCCGGTCTGGCTGTCGGAGATCGTCCGGCAGGCGGTGGAACTCGCCCGCCCCCTTCTGGAACGCGAGGCTCAGAGGCTGGTTGTGACCGAATCGCCCGCGCCGATTCACCTCCAGGCCGATGCCACTCGCCTGACCCAGGTGATCGGCAATCTGCTGAACAATGCCTCGAAGTTCACGCCCGCCGGAGGCCGCATTGACCTGTCAACCCGCCTGAACGGACATGAGGTCGAGATTACGGTCCGGGATACCGGAATCGGTATTGAGCGCGCGCATTTAGCCCTTATTTTTGACATGTTCACGCAACTCGATTCCTCCCTGGAGCGGACCCAGGGGGGCCTGGGCATCGGGTTGACGCTGGTTCGCAACCTTGTGCAGATGCACGGTGGCTCTGTTGAGGCCCGCAGTAACGGACGGAACCAAGGATCGGAATTCCTCGTGCGCATCCCAGTTGAAACATCTACCGCCGTGCGTCCCTCCTCACCCGTTCCGGACACGACCACTCTCCCGAACCAGCGCCGGATCCTGGTGGTGGACGACAACCGAGATTCGGCCAATACCCTGGCTATGCTGTTGAAGCTCAGCAAGCATCAGGTGGTGACCGCGTACGACGGCCTGGCAGCGGTTGAGGAGTTCGGGCGTTCGCATCCCGATGTGGTGCTGATGGACATCGGGCTTCCGGGCATGAATGGTCTCGACGCCGCCCGGGCGATCCGCGCCCTGCCTGCCGGAAACGACGTCGCCCTGGTCGCAATGACCGGCTGGGGACAGGATGAAGACCGCCAGCGCACGAAAGAGGCCGGCTTCGACTGGCATCTCGTGAAACCGGTCGATCGCTCGGCCCTGATGCAGCTCCTTGCCGAGCTTCCTGCAAAGCCCTGA
- a CDS encoding sugar phosphate isomerase/epimerase family protein: MPAQILLSAFADEAANHKTAVEQFSALAALGLKYYSPRFVDVTGAGTVKHVVALDDAELAKLADLQKEYGLSVTSIGSRIGKVKLTDFADKSHNKYVDPAEYMKTEVASTLKAAKALGAKLIRGFSFYQPAGDDPWKYIDAAVERLKPIVDACGEAGLVYGLEVEANLIGQNGRLLAALTEKTGRKNMVCIFDGGNLSSQNMTWMEVFDEYAAMRDHIGWIHIKDYKVDRDLKWTGVVDEERLKNFVPADVGDSAHEAILRDFKCVLPKLTERMQSLGAPGVFLELEPHLKGGGQFGGFSGPDGMGVAVRALCSVLDYVGIGYGLRTMDDIKAARGF; this comes from the coding sequence ATGCCTGCCCAAATTCTTCTCAGCGCCTTCGCCGACGAAGCCGCCAACCACAAGACCGCCGTCGAACAGTTCTCCGCCCTCGCGGCCCTGGGACTGAAGTATTACAGCCCGCGTTTCGTGGACGTCACCGGTGCCGGGACGGTGAAGCACGTCGTCGCTCTGGATGACGCGGAACTCGCGAAACTGGCCGACCTGCAGAAGGAATACGGCCTGTCGGTCACGAGCATCGGCTCGCGGATCGGGAAGGTGAAGCTGACGGACTTCGCCGACAAGTCGCACAACAAGTACGTCGACCCGGCCGAGTACATGAAGACCGAAGTCGCCTCCACTCTGAAGGCGGCGAAGGCGCTGGGGGCGAAGCTGATCCGCGGGTTCTCGTTTTACCAGCCGGCCGGCGACGATCCGTGGAAGTACATCGATGCGGCGGTCGAACGCCTGAAGCCGATCGTCGACGCCTGCGGTGAGGCGGGACTGGTTTACGGACTCGAAGTCGAAGCGAACCTGATCGGCCAGAACGGTCGGTTGCTGGCGGCGCTGACGGAGAAGACCGGCCGGAAGAACATGGTCTGTATCTTCGACGGCGGAAACCTGTCGTCGCAGAACATGACGTGGATGGAAGTGTTCGACGAATACGCGGCGATGCGGGATCACATCGGCTGGATCCACATCAAGGACTACAAGGTCGACCGCGACCTGAAGTGGACGGGCGTCGTCGACGAAGAGCGGCTGAAGAACTTCGTTCCGGCCGACGTGGGCGACTCGGCCCACGAAGCGATCCTCCGCGATTTCAAGTGCGTCCTGCCGAAGCTGACGGAGCGGATGCAGTCGCTCGGCGCGCCGGGCGTGTTCCTGGAACTCGAGCCGCACCTCAAGGGGGGCGGACAGTTCGGCGGGTTCAGTGGGCCGGACGGCATGGGCGTGGCCGTGCGGGCACTGTGCTCGGTCCTCGATTACGTCGGGATCGGCTACGGCCTGCGGACGATGGACGACATCAAGGCGGCCCGCGGCTTTTAG
- the ispD gene encoding 2-C-methyl-D-erythritol 4-phosphate cytidylyltransferase gives MPSFAVILPAAGSSSRFGDPRRKKPFIDLKGRPVWVRSLELFLSRDDVKQALIVLPPDEIEWFKEKFRANLAFMNVEIVAGGKERADSVQNALARVRSDIDFVAVHDAARPMIVKKWIEDVFAAAIRDGAAIPALPISSTVKKVDRDRKIVETIPRDGLWAAQTPQVARRDWLLDAFGKRGTLAATDEAQLLENAGRGVTIVECSPLNLKITTQEDFKMAEALVDMLPREKTLGQLHPFADERFIV, from the coding sequence ATGCCCTCGTTCGCCGTCATCCTGCCCGCCGCGGGCAGCAGCTCGCGTTTTGGCGATCCTCGTCGCAAAAAGCCGTTCATCGACCTGAAGGGAAGGCCGGTGTGGGTGCGCTCGCTCGAATTGTTCCTCAGCCGGGACGACGTGAAGCAGGCGCTGATCGTGCTGCCGCCGGATGAGATTGAGTGGTTCAAGGAGAAGTTTCGCGCGAACCTGGCGTTCATGAACGTCGAGATCGTGGCCGGCGGAAAGGAGCGCGCCGACAGCGTTCAGAATGCGCTCGCCCGGGTGCGGAGCGACATCGATTTCGTAGCCGTGCATGATGCGGCCCGGCCGATGATCGTGAAGAAATGGATCGAAGACGTGTTCGCGGCCGCGATCCGGGATGGAGCGGCCATTCCCGCTTTGCCGATCTCCAGCACCGTCAAGAAAGTCGATCGCGACCGCAAGATCGTGGAGACCATTCCGCGCGACGGATTGTGGGCCGCACAGACTCCGCAGGTGGCCCGCCGCGACTGGCTGCTCGATGCGTTCGGAAAACGGGGGACGCTGGCGGCCACCGATGAAGCCCAGTTGCTCGAGAACGCGGGGCGGGGCGTCACGATTGTCGAGTGCTCGCCACTGAACCTGAAGATCACGACCCAGGAAGACTTCAAAATGGCCGAGGCGCTCGTCGACATGCTGCCCCGGGAAAAGACGCTCGGCCAGTTACATCCGTTCGCGGATGAGCGGTTCATCGTGTGA
- a CDS encoding sterol desaturase family protein gives MVELIEWLRIAPWWQAVLVLLAENAFILLLAVAFGEWLTRSCPERRVAYPPPPLARIEVAIAASAVLTNTVTTLIGLALWRKGIIGFRTDVGWRAFGEVVVLLLVMDAAMYVLHRLAHHPWIFHWLHRMHHDYDRPRPLTLFILNPVENLSFGVLWLVVLWLFQPSWLGMSIYLVLNVLFGTIGHLGVEPFPASWQRWIVLRDIAGSTFHARHHQDLGCNFGFYTLIWDRMFGTLRNDYRETVGQLPDWVRSPSEPKN, from the coding sequence TTGGTCGAGCTGATCGAATGGCTGCGGATCGCGCCGTGGTGGCAAGCGGTGCTTGTGCTCCTGGCCGAGAACGCATTCATCCTGCTGCTGGCGGTGGCGTTCGGGGAGTGGCTGACGCGGAGCTGCCCGGAGCGGCGCGTCGCTTATCCGCCCCCTCCGCTGGCCCGAATCGAAGTGGCGATCGCCGCCAGTGCCGTGTTGACCAATACGGTCACCACGCTGATCGGGCTGGCGCTATGGCGCAAAGGGATTATCGGGTTTCGGACGGACGTCGGATGGCGGGCGTTCGGCGAAGTCGTGGTGCTGCTGCTGGTGATGGATGCGGCCATGTACGTCCTGCACCGGTTGGCCCACCATCCGTGGATCTTCCACTGGCTGCACCGGATGCATCACGACTACGACCGCCCGCGGCCGTTGACGCTGTTCATTCTCAATCCGGTTGAGAACCTCTCGTTTGGCGTGCTGTGGCTGGTCGTGCTGTGGCTGTTTCAGCCGTCCTGGCTGGGGATGTCGATCTACCTCGTGCTGAACGTGCTGTTTGGCACCATCGGACACCTGGGGGTCGAGCCGTTCCCCGCATCGTGGCAGCGATGGATCGTTTTGCGTGACATTGCAGGCAGCACGTTCCACGCACGGCATCACCAGGATCTCGGCTGCAATTTCGGTTTCTACACGTTGATCTGGGACAGGATGTTCGGCACGCTGCGGAACGACTACCGCGAAACCGTCGGCCAGCTTCCGGACTGGGTCCGGTCGCCGTCCGAACCGAAGAATTGA
- a CDS encoding sensor histidine kinase has product MKRSFVGSGMSVGFALAAVVVIGSSVLIHRNIQLIADNEEKVIHTHEVLTALSQIRTSLNAAESSQRGFLITADASYLDRYQSALPEIKAQLAIIKDLTRDNDNQIRNLPALERRVNERLTTLAEGIGIVENNGRDAAREFIQKGSGSVQMDRVRDQLTTMIEEERRLLALRNEQSVASHAATRRTALLSAIVGLSMVLLAWFLSVREVRQRDRMTHLLEDRVRERTAELATVNTSLRQSNRELEQFASVASHDLQEPLRKIEAFGDRLKMNRDTLNDQARDYLDRILSSASRMRTLINDLLSFSRVATRAQPFKPVDMGHIAREVVGDLESRIGDVEGRVELADLPSIEADPTQLRQLLQNLISNALKFHRPGVKPIVRVTSERIESPGRPPQVRLTVADNGIGFEEQYLDRIFEVFQRLHGRNEYEGTGIGLAICRKIVERHGGTISARSTPGEGSTFIATLPVEQSEKEESWGTANPSSS; this is encoded by the coding sequence GTGAAGCGATCGTTTGTCGGCAGTGGGATGTCAGTGGGCTTTGCCCTGGCGGCAGTCGTGGTGATCGGGAGTTCCGTCCTGATCCACCGCAACATCCAGCTGATCGCGGACAACGAAGAGAAGGTGATTCACACTCACGAGGTGCTGACCGCCCTGAGTCAGATCCGCACATCGCTGAACGCCGCGGAATCCTCGCAGCGCGGCTTCCTGATCACGGCGGATGCGTCCTACCTCGACCGCTATCAGAGCGCGCTGCCCGAGATCAAAGCACAGCTGGCGATCATCAAGGACCTGACGCGCGACAACGACAACCAGATTCGAAACCTGCCTGCCCTCGAACGGCGCGTCAACGAACGGTTGACCACGCTCGCCGAAGGGATTGGCATCGTCGAGAACAACGGCCGCGACGCGGCGCGGGAGTTCATCCAGAAAGGCTCGGGGTCCGTCCAGATGGATCGTGTTCGCGACCAGTTGACGACGATGATTGAAGAAGAACGGAGGCTGCTTGCTCTGCGCAACGAGCAATCCGTCGCCAGTCACGCCGCGACGAGGCGAACGGCGCTCCTCTCTGCGATCGTCGGCCTGTCGATGGTGCTTCTCGCGTGGTTCCTTTCCGTGCGAGAGGTCCGCCAGCGCGACAGGATGACCCACCTGCTCGAAGATCGGGTCCGCGAGCGAACGGCCGAGCTGGCGACGGTCAACACGTCGCTCCGCCAGAGTAATCGGGAACTCGAGCAGTTCGCGTCCGTGGCGTCGCACGACCTGCAGGAGCCCCTGCGGAAGATTGAAGCGTTCGGCGACCGGCTGAAGATGAATCGCGACACGCTGAACGACCAGGCCCGCGATTATCTCGACCGGATTCTCAGTTCCGCGTCGCGCATGCGGACCCTGATCAACGACCTGCTGAGCTTTTCACGGGTCGCCACAAGGGCCCAGCCATTCAAACCGGTTGATATGGGGCACATCGCCCGCGAGGTGGTCGGCGATCTTGAAAGCCGGATCGGCGACGTCGAAGGGCGCGTCGAGCTGGCGGATCTCCCTTCCATCGAAGCCGATCCCACGCAGTTGCGGCAGCTGCTGCAGAACCTGATTAGCAACGCCCTGAAGTTTCACCGTCCCGGCGTGAAGCCAATCGTGCGTGTGACATCCGAACGGATCGAATCCCCAGGGCGGCCCCCGCAGGTGAGACTGACCGTCGCCGACAACGGCATTGGCTTTGAAGAACAGTACCTGGATCGTATTTTTGAAGTCTTTCAGAGACTTCACGGACGAAATGAATACGAGGGGACGGGCATCGGGCTGGCGATCTGTCGTAAGATCGTGGAACGACACGGCGGAACAATCTCGGCCCGAAGCACGCCCGGCGAAGGCTCGACCTTCATCGCCACGCTGCCAGTAGAACAGTCAGAAAAGGAAGAGTCGTGGGGAACCGCAAATCCGTCGTCATCCTGA
- a CDS encoding ROK family protein — translation MLNICVLDIGGTSLKIWMPMAPEAVKVETGKDFTPEDLVREVKAVLGRAEIDRMSIGVPGSMRWGRPVEEPVNLGKGWLDFDFANAFGVPVRMLNDADMQALGGYEGGRMLYLGLGTGVGTTLIADGAISPVALGLLPFKDGKKFEDFLTKKALERIGLRAWRTAVAKAADLMRQATLADYVMLGGSGAERFETLPEWCRRGGNTNAYFGGLRMWEDIGVRAAMLGRAF, via the coding sequence ATGCTCAACATCTGTGTGCTCGATATCGGCGGAACGTCGCTCAAGATCTGGATGCCGATGGCTCCGGAGGCCGTGAAGGTCGAAACGGGAAAAGACTTCACGCCGGAGGATCTGGTTCGCGAAGTGAAGGCCGTTCTTGGACGGGCCGAGATCGACCGGATGTCGATCGGGGTGCCGGGCTCGATGCGCTGGGGCCGGCCAGTCGAGGAGCCCGTCAACCTGGGAAAGGGATGGCTCGATTTCGACTTCGCGAATGCCTTCGGCGTTCCAGTGCGCATGTTGAACGATGCGGATATGCAGGCGCTCGGCGGCTATGAAGGTGGACGCATGCTGTATCTGGGGCTCGGAACCGGGGTCGGCACGACACTGATTGCGGATGGGGCAATCAGCCCCGTCGCCCTGGGACTGTTGCCGTTCAAGGACGGCAAGAAGTTTGAAGACTTTCTGACCAAAAAGGCGCTGGAGCGGATTGGCCTGAGGGCGTGGCGGACTGCGGTCGCAAAGGCGGCCGACCTGATGCGTCAGGCGACGCTGGCCGACTACGTGATGCTCGGCGGCAGCGGGGCCGAGCGATTCGAGACGTTGCCGGAGTGGTGTCGCCGCGGCGGGAATACGAACGCGTATTTCGGCGGGCTGCGAATGTGGGAGGATATCGGAGTGCGCGCGGCAATGCTGGGGCGGGCGTTTTGA